In a single window of the Podarcis raffonei isolate rPodRaf1 chromosome 14, rPodRaf1.pri, whole genome shotgun sequence genome:
- the LOC128401380 gene encoding uncharacterized protein LOC128401380 isoform X1, whose amino-acid sequence MAALLGGSVSPRGLARSVAHRLKYYVDVQRKEDSFDSSGIIHDETESLRLHPAFLMKQKENRELEHNFAEIKLEASLRAFMGSTEECNRKLQKSPEKQKDLEKLIKKMAQDYIPDRTNEGKAKSTKRQENLQSTPSRLHITTTPCMAPEVRRLISSASKLIVAATSEASPREMGTIQDGFSTSKRKEAKNIQSLDSGSKAGLSSTHSHKDEARRVKRNGEGKKWKEVKRSFETSSTSNNSKKSNRPFLKIPPKPSDISSDDRRSIALCLQTGQNEAFRKGILRSRTSSAVSEHQDKQSNARWKNFSPTQQFAENSAGPSNKPLKIKRQESSLRPTETVPKVKSSPASKFLNTRPIQSSRSNREEKRRNTKYSAKSTAEVISNQSLMSIEKTQKQYDPTPISGWFFKGQGNQIHSQGDQKSKLVENSESDWPQNEQKWCVLVSRNPEGRQVHFQTLQEESIPGTAAWEQPSLESCSRQNLRSPEDATQSIATNKVSTGIVAGLQEDQNNDHIPVVQRESHFLYQVCQEMDEDVPPSLTMNRSMTTDGNVRNQSTHHLLDQLFSSEEEGESYAIEDPANTTQMQDVTLAESRDKQMMSLPSVTPGACRCSERLSYCVCQAPEKPCLGPPVKTATILERLESEQSEEEFTISSASSSLSARSLTGLCEQMSRNSKEENNTDPSMELLVQKLRKVMPEETTTCQDRFCQESKKPRPLCRGSFLSPATQPFELEMPRTEPGTICIQGVSPTSATFFLVFEQGNPREERHCSVKRLL is encoded by the exons ATGGCGGCGCTGCTGGGGGGCTCCGTGTCCCCCCGGGGACTGGCCCGCTCGGTGGCCCACAGGCT AAAGTATTATGTTGATGTACAAAGAAAAGAAGATTCCTTCGATTCATCTGGAATCATCCATGATGAGACTGAAAGTTTGCGTTTG CATCCAGCATTTTTGATGAAGCAGAAGGAAAACCGGGAGCTGGAACATAATTTTGCTGAGATTAAATTGGAAGCATCCTTACGTGCCTTTATGGGGAGCACTGAAGAATGCAACAGAAAATTGCAGAAAAGCCCAGAAAAGCAAAAGGATTTGGAAAAGCTTATTAAAAAGATGGCCCAA GATTACATACCTGATAGAACAAACGAGGGCAAAGCAAAAAGTACAAAAAG GCAGGAAAATCTGCAGAGCACACCCTCCAGACTACATATAACTACTACTCCATGTATGGCACCAGAAGTACGGAGACTCATTTCATCGGCTTCCAAGCTAATCGTGGCTGCT acttCTGAAGCCTCTCCGAGAGAAATGGGAACAATTCAAGATGGCTTTTCAACCTCaaagagaaaagaagcaaaaaacaTTCAAAGTTTGGACAGTGGCAGCAAGGCAGGTCTTTCCTCCACACATTCTCACAAAGATGAAGCAAGAAG GGTTAAACGAAACGGCGAAGGGAAAAAATGGAAAGAGGTGAAGAGATCATTTGAAACGTCAAGCACTTCCAACAACTCCAAGAAATCTAACAGGCCTTTTTTGAAAATTCCCCCTAAACCAAGTGATATAAGCTCAGATGATAGAAGGTCCATAGCTCTATGTTTGCAAACTGGACAAAACGAAGCATTTAGGAAAGGTATACTTAGAAGCAGAACCTCCTCAGCAGTGTCTGAACACCAAGATAAGCAGTCAAATGCTCGATGGAAGAACTTTTCACCCACTCAGCAATTTGCAGAGAATTCTGCTGGACCTTCCAATAAACCACTTAAAATCAAAAGGCAAGAGTCATCtctcagacccactgaaacagTCCCAAAAGTTAAGAGCTCTCCAGCAAGCAAGTTTTTGAATACAAGACCGATCCAGAGTTCCAGGAGTAATCGAGAAGAAAAAAGACGCAACACAAAGTATTCTGCAAAATCGACCGCTGAAGTGATAAGTAACCAGAGTTTAATGTCCATAGAAAAGACTCAGAAGCAATATGATCCCACGCCGATTTCTGGGTGGTTTTTTAAAGGCCAAGGCAATCAAATACACAGCCAAGGTGATCAGAAAAGCAAGCTTGTGGAAAACTCTGAAAGTGACTGGCCTCAAAATGAGCAAAAGTGGTGTGTTTTAGTATCAAGGAACCCTGAAGGCCGCCAGGTTCATTTTCAAACACTTCAAGAGGAGTCCATTCCTGGCACCGCTGCTTGGGAACAACCTTCTTTGGAAAGTTGTAGCCGGCAAAACCTAAGAAGCCCTGAAGATGCAACTCAGTCAATTGCCACCAATAAAGTATCCACTGGGATTGTGGCAGGTCTTCAAGAGGATCAGAACAATGACCATATCCCCGTGGTCCAGCGTGAATCGCATTTTCTGTATCAAGTGTGCCAGGAAATGGATGAAGATGTACCACCAAGTTTAACTATGAATAGGTCTATGACTACAGATGGAAATGTCAGAAACCAAAGTACACACCATCTTTTAGACCAGCTCTTCTCTTcagaggaagaaggggagagCTATGCCATTGAGGACCCTGCCAATACCACACAGATGCAGGATGTTACTTTAGCAGAGTCCCGGGATAAGCAAATGATGTCTCTCCCATCAGTGACACCAGGTGCTTGCAGGTGTTCAGAACGACTGAGTTACTGTGTGTGTCAAGCTCCTGAAAAGCCATGTCTGGGACCCCCTGTTAAAACCGCAACTATTTTAGAAAGACTGGAAAGTGAGCAGTCGGAAGAAGAATTCACCATTTCATCTGCCTCTAGCAGCCTGAGTGCCAGATCATTAACTGGCCTATGTGAACAGATG AGCAGAAACAGCAAGGAGGAAAACAACACTGACCCTAGCATGGAACTTCTTGTTCAGAAACTTCGGAAGGTGATGCCAGAAGAGACCACCACATGTCAAGATAGGTTCTGTCAAGAAAGCAAAAAGCCAAG
- the LOC128401380 gene encoding uncharacterized protein LOC128401380 isoform X2 — MAALLGGSVSPRGLARSVAHRLKYYVDVQRKEDSFDSSGIIHDETESLRLHPAFLMKQKENRELEHNFAEIKLEASLRAFMGSTEECNRKLQKSPEKQKDLEKLIKKMAQDYIPDRTNEGKAKSTKRQENLQSTPSRLHITTTPCMAPEVRRLISSASKLIVAATSEASPREMGTIQDGFSTSKRKEAKNIQSLDSGSKAGLSSTHSHKDEARRVKRNGEGKKWKEVKRSFETSSTSNNSKKSNRPFLKIPPKPSDISSDDRRSIALCLQTGQNEAFRKGILRSRTSSAVSEHQDKQSNARWKNFSPTQQFAENSAGPSNKPLKIKRQESSLRPTETVPKVKSSPASKFLNTRPIQSSRSNREEKRRNTKYSAKSTAEVISNQSLMSIEKTQKQYDPTPISGWFFKGQGNQIHSQGDQKSKLVENSESDWPQNEQKWCVLVSRNPEGRQVHFQTLQEESIPGTAAWEQPSLESCSRQNLRSPEDATQSIATNKVSTGIVAGLQEDQNNDHIPVVQRESHFLYQVCQEMDEDVPPSLTMNRSMTTDGNVRNQSTHHLLDQLFSSEEEGESYAIEDPANTTQMQDVTLAESRDKQMMSLPSVTPGACRCSERLSYCVCQAPEKPCLGPPVKTATILERLESEQSEEEFTISSASSSLSARSLTGLCEQMSRNSKEENNTDPSMELLVQKLRKVMPEETTTCQDRFCQESKKPSSPTEMRRDLDHGTEGACVNQIVYFSHFPQSF; from the exons ATGGCGGCGCTGCTGGGGGGCTCCGTGTCCCCCCGGGGACTGGCCCGCTCGGTGGCCCACAGGCT AAAGTATTATGTTGATGTACAAAGAAAAGAAGATTCCTTCGATTCATCTGGAATCATCCATGATGAGACTGAAAGTTTGCGTTTG CATCCAGCATTTTTGATGAAGCAGAAGGAAAACCGGGAGCTGGAACATAATTTTGCTGAGATTAAATTGGAAGCATCCTTACGTGCCTTTATGGGGAGCACTGAAGAATGCAACAGAAAATTGCAGAAAAGCCCAGAAAAGCAAAAGGATTTGGAAAAGCTTATTAAAAAGATGGCCCAA GATTACATACCTGATAGAACAAACGAGGGCAAAGCAAAAAGTACAAAAAG GCAGGAAAATCTGCAGAGCACACCCTCCAGACTACATATAACTACTACTCCATGTATGGCACCAGAAGTACGGAGACTCATTTCATCGGCTTCCAAGCTAATCGTGGCTGCT acttCTGAAGCCTCTCCGAGAGAAATGGGAACAATTCAAGATGGCTTTTCAACCTCaaagagaaaagaagcaaaaaacaTTCAAAGTTTGGACAGTGGCAGCAAGGCAGGTCTTTCCTCCACACATTCTCACAAAGATGAAGCAAGAAG GGTTAAACGAAACGGCGAAGGGAAAAAATGGAAAGAGGTGAAGAGATCATTTGAAACGTCAAGCACTTCCAACAACTCCAAGAAATCTAACAGGCCTTTTTTGAAAATTCCCCCTAAACCAAGTGATATAAGCTCAGATGATAGAAGGTCCATAGCTCTATGTTTGCAAACTGGACAAAACGAAGCATTTAGGAAAGGTATACTTAGAAGCAGAACCTCCTCAGCAGTGTCTGAACACCAAGATAAGCAGTCAAATGCTCGATGGAAGAACTTTTCACCCACTCAGCAATTTGCAGAGAATTCTGCTGGACCTTCCAATAAACCACTTAAAATCAAAAGGCAAGAGTCATCtctcagacccactgaaacagTCCCAAAAGTTAAGAGCTCTCCAGCAAGCAAGTTTTTGAATACAAGACCGATCCAGAGTTCCAGGAGTAATCGAGAAGAAAAAAGACGCAACACAAAGTATTCTGCAAAATCGACCGCTGAAGTGATAAGTAACCAGAGTTTAATGTCCATAGAAAAGACTCAGAAGCAATATGATCCCACGCCGATTTCTGGGTGGTTTTTTAAAGGCCAAGGCAATCAAATACACAGCCAAGGTGATCAGAAAAGCAAGCTTGTGGAAAACTCTGAAAGTGACTGGCCTCAAAATGAGCAAAAGTGGTGTGTTTTAGTATCAAGGAACCCTGAAGGCCGCCAGGTTCATTTTCAAACACTTCAAGAGGAGTCCATTCCTGGCACCGCTGCTTGGGAACAACCTTCTTTGGAAAGTTGTAGCCGGCAAAACCTAAGAAGCCCTGAAGATGCAACTCAGTCAATTGCCACCAATAAAGTATCCACTGGGATTGTGGCAGGTCTTCAAGAGGATCAGAACAATGACCATATCCCCGTGGTCCAGCGTGAATCGCATTTTCTGTATCAAGTGTGCCAGGAAATGGATGAAGATGTACCACCAAGTTTAACTATGAATAGGTCTATGACTACAGATGGAAATGTCAGAAACCAAAGTACACACCATCTTTTAGACCAGCTCTTCTCTTcagaggaagaaggggagagCTATGCCATTGAGGACCCTGCCAATACCACACAGATGCAGGATGTTACTTTAGCAGAGTCCCGGGATAAGCAAATGATGTCTCTCCCATCAGTGACACCAGGTGCTTGCAGGTGTTCAGAACGACTGAGTTACTGTGTGTGTCAAGCTCCTGAAAAGCCATGTCTGGGACCCCCTGTTAAAACCGCAACTATTTTAGAAAGACTGGAAAGTGAGCAGTCGGAAGAAGAATTCACCATTTCATCTGCCTCTAGCAGCCTGAGTGCCAGATCATTAACTGGCCTATGTGAACAGATG AGCAGAAACAGCAAGGAGGAAAACAACACTGACCCTAGCATGGAACTTCTTGTTCAGAAACTTCGGAAGGTGATGCCAGAAGAGACCACCACATGTCAAGATAGGTTCTGTCAAGAAAGCAAAAAGCCAAG
- the LOC128401380 gene encoding uncharacterized protein LOC128401380 isoform X4, giving the protein MAALLGGSVSPRGLARSVAHRLKYYVDVQRKEDSFDSSGIIHDETESLRLHPAFLMKQKENRELEHNFAEIKLEASLRAFMGSTEECNRKLQKSPEKQKDLEKLIKKMAQDYIPDRTNEGKAKSTKRQENLQSTPSRLHITTTPCMAPEVRRLISSASKLIVAATSEASPREMGTIQDGFSTSKRKEAKNIQSLDSGSKAGLSSTHSHKDEARRVKRNGEGKKWKEVKRSFETSSTSNNSKKSNRPFLKIPPKPSDISSDDRRSIALCLQTGQNEAFRKGILRSRTSSAVSEHQDKQSNARWKNFSPTQQFAENSAGPSNKPLKIKRQESSLRPTETVPKVKSSPASKFLNTRPIQSSRSNREEKRRNTKYSAKSTAEVISNQSLMSIEKTQKQYDPTPISGWFFKGQGNQIHSQGDQKSKLVENSESDWPQNEQKWCVLVSRNPEGRQVHFQTLQEESIPGTAAWEQPSLESCSRQNLRSPEDATQSIATNKVSTGIVAGLQEDQNNDHIPVVQRESHFLYQVCQEMDEDVPPSLTMNRSMTTDGNVRNQSTHHLLDQLFSSEEEGESYAIEDPANTTQMQDVTLAESRDKQMMSLPSVTPGACRCSERLSYCVCQAPEKPCLGPPVKTATILERLESEQSEEEFTISSASSSLSARSLTGLCEQMKQQGGKQH; this is encoded by the exons ATGGCGGCGCTGCTGGGGGGCTCCGTGTCCCCCCGGGGACTGGCCCGCTCGGTGGCCCACAGGCT AAAGTATTATGTTGATGTACAAAGAAAAGAAGATTCCTTCGATTCATCTGGAATCATCCATGATGAGACTGAAAGTTTGCGTTTG CATCCAGCATTTTTGATGAAGCAGAAGGAAAACCGGGAGCTGGAACATAATTTTGCTGAGATTAAATTGGAAGCATCCTTACGTGCCTTTATGGGGAGCACTGAAGAATGCAACAGAAAATTGCAGAAAAGCCCAGAAAAGCAAAAGGATTTGGAAAAGCTTATTAAAAAGATGGCCCAA GATTACATACCTGATAGAACAAACGAGGGCAAAGCAAAAAGTACAAAAAG GCAGGAAAATCTGCAGAGCACACCCTCCAGACTACATATAACTACTACTCCATGTATGGCACCAGAAGTACGGAGACTCATTTCATCGGCTTCCAAGCTAATCGTGGCTGCT acttCTGAAGCCTCTCCGAGAGAAATGGGAACAATTCAAGATGGCTTTTCAACCTCaaagagaaaagaagcaaaaaacaTTCAAAGTTTGGACAGTGGCAGCAAGGCAGGTCTTTCCTCCACACATTCTCACAAAGATGAAGCAAGAAG GGTTAAACGAAACGGCGAAGGGAAAAAATGGAAAGAGGTGAAGAGATCATTTGAAACGTCAAGCACTTCCAACAACTCCAAGAAATCTAACAGGCCTTTTTTGAAAATTCCCCCTAAACCAAGTGATATAAGCTCAGATGATAGAAGGTCCATAGCTCTATGTTTGCAAACTGGACAAAACGAAGCATTTAGGAAAGGTATACTTAGAAGCAGAACCTCCTCAGCAGTGTCTGAACACCAAGATAAGCAGTCAAATGCTCGATGGAAGAACTTTTCACCCACTCAGCAATTTGCAGAGAATTCTGCTGGACCTTCCAATAAACCACTTAAAATCAAAAGGCAAGAGTCATCtctcagacccactgaaacagTCCCAAAAGTTAAGAGCTCTCCAGCAAGCAAGTTTTTGAATACAAGACCGATCCAGAGTTCCAGGAGTAATCGAGAAGAAAAAAGACGCAACACAAAGTATTCTGCAAAATCGACCGCTGAAGTGATAAGTAACCAGAGTTTAATGTCCATAGAAAAGACTCAGAAGCAATATGATCCCACGCCGATTTCTGGGTGGTTTTTTAAAGGCCAAGGCAATCAAATACACAGCCAAGGTGATCAGAAAAGCAAGCTTGTGGAAAACTCTGAAAGTGACTGGCCTCAAAATGAGCAAAAGTGGTGTGTTTTAGTATCAAGGAACCCTGAAGGCCGCCAGGTTCATTTTCAAACACTTCAAGAGGAGTCCATTCCTGGCACCGCTGCTTGGGAACAACCTTCTTTGGAAAGTTGTAGCCGGCAAAACCTAAGAAGCCCTGAAGATGCAACTCAGTCAATTGCCACCAATAAAGTATCCACTGGGATTGTGGCAGGTCTTCAAGAGGATCAGAACAATGACCATATCCCCGTGGTCCAGCGTGAATCGCATTTTCTGTATCAAGTGTGCCAGGAAATGGATGAAGATGTACCACCAAGTTTAACTATGAATAGGTCTATGACTACAGATGGAAATGTCAGAAACCAAAGTACACACCATCTTTTAGACCAGCTCTTCTCTTcagaggaagaaggggagagCTATGCCATTGAGGACCCTGCCAATACCACACAGATGCAGGATGTTACTTTAGCAGAGTCCCGGGATAAGCAAATGATGTCTCTCCCATCAGTGACACCAGGTGCTTGCAGGTGTTCAGAACGACTGAGTTACTGTGTGTGTCAAGCTCCTGAAAAGCCATGTCTGGGACCCCCTGTTAAAACCGCAACTATTTTAGAAAGACTGGAAAGTGAGCAGTCGGAAGAAGAATTCACCATTTCATCTGCCTCTAGCAGCCTGAGTGCCAGATCATTAACTGGCCTATGTGAACAGATG AAACAGCAAGGAGGAAAACAACACTGA
- the LOC128401380 gene encoding uncharacterized protein LOC128401380 isoform X3: protein MKQKENRELEHNFAEIKLEASLRAFMGSTEECNRKLQKSPEKQKDLEKLIKKMAQDYIPDRTNEGKAKSTKRQENLQSTPSRLHITTTPCMAPEVRRLISSASKLIVAATSEASPREMGTIQDGFSTSKRKEAKNIQSLDSGSKAGLSSTHSHKDEARRVKRNGEGKKWKEVKRSFETSSTSNNSKKSNRPFLKIPPKPSDISSDDRRSIALCLQTGQNEAFRKGILRSRTSSAVSEHQDKQSNARWKNFSPTQQFAENSAGPSNKPLKIKRQESSLRPTETVPKVKSSPASKFLNTRPIQSSRSNREEKRRNTKYSAKSTAEVISNQSLMSIEKTQKQYDPTPISGWFFKGQGNQIHSQGDQKSKLVENSESDWPQNEQKWCVLVSRNPEGRQVHFQTLQEESIPGTAAWEQPSLESCSRQNLRSPEDATQSIATNKVSTGIVAGLQEDQNNDHIPVVQRESHFLYQVCQEMDEDVPPSLTMNRSMTTDGNVRNQSTHHLLDQLFSSEEEGESYAIEDPANTTQMQDVTLAESRDKQMMSLPSVTPGACRCSERLSYCVCQAPEKPCLGPPVKTATILERLESEQSEEEFTISSASSSLSARSLTGLCEQMSRNSKEENNTDPSMELLVQKLRKVMPEETTTCQDRFCQESKKPRPLCRGSFLSPATQPFELEMPRTEPGTICIQGVSPTSATFFLVFEQGNPREERHCSVKRLL, encoded by the exons ATGAAGCAGAAGGAAAACCGGGAGCTGGAACATAATTTTGCTGAGATTAAATTGGAAGCATCCTTACGTGCCTTTATGGGGAGCACTGAAGAATGCAACAGAAAATTGCAGAAAAGCCCAGAAAAGCAAAAGGATTTGGAAAAGCTTATTAAAAAGATGGCCCAA GATTACATACCTGATAGAACAAACGAGGGCAAAGCAAAAAGTACAAAAAG GCAGGAAAATCTGCAGAGCACACCCTCCAGACTACATATAACTACTACTCCATGTATGGCACCAGAAGTACGGAGACTCATTTCATCGGCTTCCAAGCTAATCGTGGCTGCT acttCTGAAGCCTCTCCGAGAGAAATGGGAACAATTCAAGATGGCTTTTCAACCTCaaagagaaaagaagcaaaaaacaTTCAAAGTTTGGACAGTGGCAGCAAGGCAGGTCTTTCCTCCACACATTCTCACAAAGATGAAGCAAGAAG GGTTAAACGAAACGGCGAAGGGAAAAAATGGAAAGAGGTGAAGAGATCATTTGAAACGTCAAGCACTTCCAACAACTCCAAGAAATCTAACAGGCCTTTTTTGAAAATTCCCCCTAAACCAAGTGATATAAGCTCAGATGATAGAAGGTCCATAGCTCTATGTTTGCAAACTGGACAAAACGAAGCATTTAGGAAAGGTATACTTAGAAGCAGAACCTCCTCAGCAGTGTCTGAACACCAAGATAAGCAGTCAAATGCTCGATGGAAGAACTTTTCACCCACTCAGCAATTTGCAGAGAATTCTGCTGGACCTTCCAATAAACCACTTAAAATCAAAAGGCAAGAGTCATCtctcagacccactgaaacagTCCCAAAAGTTAAGAGCTCTCCAGCAAGCAAGTTTTTGAATACAAGACCGATCCAGAGTTCCAGGAGTAATCGAGAAGAAAAAAGACGCAACACAAAGTATTCTGCAAAATCGACCGCTGAAGTGATAAGTAACCAGAGTTTAATGTCCATAGAAAAGACTCAGAAGCAATATGATCCCACGCCGATTTCTGGGTGGTTTTTTAAAGGCCAAGGCAATCAAATACACAGCCAAGGTGATCAGAAAAGCAAGCTTGTGGAAAACTCTGAAAGTGACTGGCCTCAAAATGAGCAAAAGTGGTGTGTTTTAGTATCAAGGAACCCTGAAGGCCGCCAGGTTCATTTTCAAACACTTCAAGAGGAGTCCATTCCTGGCACCGCTGCTTGGGAACAACCTTCTTTGGAAAGTTGTAGCCGGCAAAACCTAAGAAGCCCTGAAGATGCAACTCAGTCAATTGCCACCAATAAAGTATCCACTGGGATTGTGGCAGGTCTTCAAGAGGATCAGAACAATGACCATATCCCCGTGGTCCAGCGTGAATCGCATTTTCTGTATCAAGTGTGCCAGGAAATGGATGAAGATGTACCACCAAGTTTAACTATGAATAGGTCTATGACTACAGATGGAAATGTCAGAAACCAAAGTACACACCATCTTTTAGACCAGCTCTTCTCTTcagaggaagaaggggagagCTATGCCATTGAGGACCCTGCCAATACCACACAGATGCAGGATGTTACTTTAGCAGAGTCCCGGGATAAGCAAATGATGTCTCTCCCATCAGTGACACCAGGTGCTTGCAGGTGTTCAGAACGACTGAGTTACTGTGTGTGTCAAGCTCCTGAAAAGCCATGTCTGGGACCCCCTGTTAAAACCGCAACTATTTTAGAAAGACTGGAAAGTGAGCAGTCGGAAGAAGAATTCACCATTTCATCTGCCTCTAGCAGCCTGAGTGCCAGATCATTAACTGGCCTATGTGAACAGATG AGCAGAAACAGCAAGGAGGAAAACAACACTGACCCTAGCATGGAACTTCTTGTTCAGAAACTTCGGAAGGTGATGCCAGAAGAGACCACCACATGTCAAGATAGGTTCTGTCAAGAAAGCAAAAAGCCAAG
- the LOC128401380 gene encoding uncharacterized protein LOC128401380 isoform X5, whose product MAPEVRRLISSASKLIVAATSEASPREMGTIQDGFSTSKRKEAKNIQSLDSGSKAGLSSTHSHKDEARRVKRNGEGKKWKEVKRSFETSSTSNNSKKSNRPFLKIPPKPSDISSDDRRSIALCLQTGQNEAFRKGILRSRTSSAVSEHQDKQSNARWKNFSPTQQFAENSAGPSNKPLKIKRQESSLRPTETVPKVKSSPASKFLNTRPIQSSRSNREEKRRNTKYSAKSTAEVISNQSLMSIEKTQKQYDPTPISGWFFKGQGNQIHSQGDQKSKLVENSESDWPQNEQKWCVLVSRNPEGRQVHFQTLQEESIPGTAAWEQPSLESCSRQNLRSPEDATQSIATNKVSTGIVAGLQEDQNNDHIPVVQRESHFLYQVCQEMDEDVPPSLTMNRSMTTDGNVRNQSTHHLLDQLFSSEEEGESYAIEDPANTTQMQDVTLAESRDKQMMSLPSVTPGACRCSERLSYCVCQAPEKPCLGPPVKTATILERLESEQSEEEFTISSASSSLSARSLTGLCEQMSRNSKEENNTDPSMELLVQKLRKVMPEETTTCQDRFCQESKKPRPLCRGSFLSPATQPFELEMPRTEPGTICIQGVSPTSATFFLVFEQGNPREERHCSVKRLL is encoded by the exons ATGGCACCAGAAGTACGGAGACTCATTTCATCGGCTTCCAAGCTAATCGTGGCTGCT acttCTGAAGCCTCTCCGAGAGAAATGGGAACAATTCAAGATGGCTTTTCAACCTCaaagagaaaagaagcaaaaaacaTTCAAAGTTTGGACAGTGGCAGCAAGGCAGGTCTTTCCTCCACACATTCTCACAAAGATGAAGCAAGAAG GGTTAAACGAAACGGCGAAGGGAAAAAATGGAAAGAGGTGAAGAGATCATTTGAAACGTCAAGCACTTCCAACAACTCCAAGAAATCTAACAGGCCTTTTTTGAAAATTCCCCCTAAACCAAGTGATATAAGCTCAGATGATAGAAGGTCCATAGCTCTATGTTTGCAAACTGGACAAAACGAAGCATTTAGGAAAGGTATACTTAGAAGCAGAACCTCCTCAGCAGTGTCTGAACACCAAGATAAGCAGTCAAATGCTCGATGGAAGAACTTTTCACCCACTCAGCAATTTGCAGAGAATTCTGCTGGACCTTCCAATAAACCACTTAAAATCAAAAGGCAAGAGTCATCtctcagacccactgaaacagTCCCAAAAGTTAAGAGCTCTCCAGCAAGCAAGTTTTTGAATACAAGACCGATCCAGAGTTCCAGGAGTAATCGAGAAGAAAAAAGACGCAACACAAAGTATTCTGCAAAATCGACCGCTGAAGTGATAAGTAACCAGAGTTTAATGTCCATAGAAAAGACTCAGAAGCAATATGATCCCACGCCGATTTCTGGGTGGTTTTTTAAAGGCCAAGGCAATCAAATACACAGCCAAGGTGATCAGAAAAGCAAGCTTGTGGAAAACTCTGAAAGTGACTGGCCTCAAAATGAGCAAAAGTGGTGTGTTTTAGTATCAAGGAACCCTGAAGGCCGCCAGGTTCATTTTCAAACACTTCAAGAGGAGTCCATTCCTGGCACCGCTGCTTGGGAACAACCTTCTTTGGAAAGTTGTAGCCGGCAAAACCTAAGAAGCCCTGAAGATGCAACTCAGTCAATTGCCACCAATAAAGTATCCACTGGGATTGTGGCAGGTCTTCAAGAGGATCAGAACAATGACCATATCCCCGTGGTCCAGCGTGAATCGCATTTTCTGTATCAAGTGTGCCAGGAAATGGATGAAGATGTACCACCAAGTTTAACTATGAATAGGTCTATGACTACAGATGGAAATGTCAGAAACCAAAGTACACACCATCTTTTAGACCAGCTCTTCTCTTcagaggaagaaggggagagCTATGCCATTGAGGACCCTGCCAATACCACACAGATGCAGGATGTTACTTTAGCAGAGTCCCGGGATAAGCAAATGATGTCTCTCCCATCAGTGACACCAGGTGCTTGCAGGTGTTCAGAACGACTGAGTTACTGTGTGTGTCAAGCTCCTGAAAAGCCATGTCTGGGACCCCCTGTTAAAACCGCAACTATTTTAGAAAGACTGGAAAGTGAGCAGTCGGAAGAAGAATTCACCATTTCATCTGCCTCTAGCAGCCTGAGTGCCAGATCATTAACTGGCCTATGTGAACAGATG AGCAGAAACAGCAAGGAGGAAAACAACACTGACCCTAGCATGGAACTTCTTGTTCAGAAACTTCGGAAGGTGATGCCAGAAGAGACCACCACATGTCAAGATAGGTTCTGTCAAGAAAGCAAAAAGCCAAG